The nucleotide window GCACTTAGATTGAGAAGCTGTGGGCAGTTCACTTTGAACAATCAGCTGCTTGTCCTTCGTCGCAATCGGAGTCTTGCCCGGCCGTGGTAATGGCTACCGCCTGCTGACGCCGCCAGGAGGAAGAAATTGCGTAGGCACGGTGGCGAACGCGGTTGATGCCCCCCAAAGGACGATGCTTGACCAAAGCGTGCCAAACGGTGAATGAGAGATTCCGAAATGCAGCTTGCTGACGCAGCAGCGCGATTTCCTGGCGCGGCAGCAGCAAGTGAGCGACAGTTCGATACGGGGATTCGCTTTCCGGCCATTCGACGCTGGCGTCTTCAATGGGCATTGTGTGCTCGGAGGTGCGAAGCTGCATCTGGAATTCGAACAGCACCTCCTGCGTTCGCAGCGTTCCTTCGAGCGACAGCTGCATCGCATCGGCCTCGGTAGCCAATTGCTTGACCAGTTCAAGATAGGAGTCTTGGCGGTCCCCCGCCGGCTTAGCCCGGTATTTGGCAACGAAGTTGCCGAACCTGATTGGCGCCATGCTGAAGTAGATGTTACTTGCCGGGCGCGCGGGAAGTTGGCCCGCAATTTGAGCGATCGTTAGCATCTCCCGCCAATGCCAGTGCAACGGGTTCCATTCTCCCCCAGTCAGGGCTTCGCGCAGTGTCGCAACCGAATTGTCGTCAGCCTGCGAGACGATTTGCTCTAAGCGCAGATAGTCCTTGACATTCCGGGCAAAGAACACCGGGTGGTTGATCATTACAAAATCCTGCGTCGGGCTTCTTTCCCCGTTCACCGGCAGCATGTCACCAGCCACGCCCAATACTTTGATCGCCATGCCTCGACCGTCCGGAATCGCATCGGACTGGGGTTGGCTGGCCGCGTTCGAAAAACGTACCACTGCCGGGTAGACGCCGTCGTGCTCGAATAGTCCCTGCGCAAGTTCCTGAGGCAAGTTCGGCAGCACCCGGAGTTCCCCTTGGGCGTAGCCGTGCGTTTTGACATGTACGTCGGCCCGGAATCGGCCGGTCTTGGCGTGGCTGCGGGCTAAAATCAGCTCTAATGCCTGAATGACTCGCTGGATGTCGGCCGCCTCTTCCGGCGGGATCGTTTCGACATCATCCGTATACGAGAGAGGGCGATTGGGATGGGCCATTGGAATCGCCTCGAATGATTGCAGAGGAACGCTCCATCATCATACCCACTTGATGACGATCCGTGAGTATGAGTAACGGCGACATTGCCTGGCGGCCGCTTCAGGCATGGCGATCACTCCGTGCCTGGTATGCCAGTAGGAATCATTCCGAGGTTTTCTGCTCGATTTCCAGTTTCAGATCCGCTTGACCAGGCCCCCCCCCTTGAAAACTTCCACGTCGGTCAGCGAAAGACACTTCCGCCGGCAGACGACGACGCTGCACCAACGGAGTTGACGAATAGTACTGCGGCGCATCAAACGGTACATCGCGTCACAATTACCGGGGACGTTTTCCGCCCTCGGTCGCAATTGGCTCAGCTGCCGCCTTCCTGCCCTTCAAGCTGGTTCGTTAAGCAACGGACGTCGCCGAACCGTTCTACGCAAACATTGCGAACGGCTAGAGTCACTACTCGGCGATTCATCGATTCTCCTCAAACTTGGCCACTTTTGTGGCAATAGTGCTTCTTGGCACTAAACATGCCACGTAAGCATCTTCTCAGTCGTCGGTGAATCGCATTCTTTGCCTCGAAATCGTTCGGACCGTTCCGCACGCGAGAGAGGCTGTCAGAAAAGGAAAACCAGGAAATGAGATTGCAAGTATTAGGGATTTCGTTGATCGCCTTGCTTTGCTTCGGGCTCACGCGCGGAGCGGCAGCTCAAAGTGACGCGGGGGGCGAAGGTAGCGCTGGTAGTGGCAGTGGACAAGGCGCACCGACCGCTGGGAACAGAGATGCATCCCAAGGAAGTCAGCAGGATGGCGGAGCTTCATCGAGCGCGCAACCGAATACAACGCCCGTCGCACCCAGCAACGCCAACGATCTGAAACCAACGACGGGGAGTGATGAGGCGCCCCTATTCGATGACGCGCAGAATCTGAACGACTCTGACACCGATGACAATTCGACGACTTCGAACCGCGTTCCTGCAGAAGGCCGCTCACCTGCGAGTATCGCCACCGACCGTTATCCCAACACGGATACGCAACGTGGCGATTCAGTTGACAGAGAATCGACTCGCGCTGGAAACGCTGATTCAGCGATGTTTCCTCAACGCGATGGTCGAGCGGACCAGGGCCAGGGGAGAGGCTCGGCTCGCAACGGCCGACGCAGCGGAACTCGCGGCCGGTATCGCGGCAGCAATTTCAACGACGACGCGGTTCAGAATGGGACTCTGAATCAAGGCGACGTGAATACCGCTGACCAAGCTGATTCCTACGGGACCCGTGGATGGCTGGGCGTCCACTTTACGCCTGACTATTCCGGTAACGGCGCACGTATTGACAGGTTGGCACAATCAAGCCCTGCCGGGCGCGCCGGCTTGCAATCGGGTGACGTGATCGTTTCCTTGAACGGCCGGCAGATTTCTCGCTATCAAGAAGTCGTTGACGGGATCGGGCGACTGAATCCGAATGCGACGGCGCAGATGTACGTCTCACGTGACGGGCGCCGGATTCCCATCGATGCCACGGTGGGTACCCTGCGACAAGCCGGTTTTCGTGGAGGGACGACCCGCTCAAATGAAAACTACGATGATGATGAAATGTCGACGGTGACCCCGGAGCGGTCTTCGCCGGACTACCACGGACAGGGAGGCCGAGTCGACCGCCTTGAGCAGCAGTTACTTCAGCTGCAAGAGGAAGTGGAAGCTTTGCGAACTCAATTGTCGCAAGCACGCTAACCAGGTTCACGAACGGACGCTCCAAATATGCGTTCACTTCCGCATGGGCATCGCGGGAGTGGACGCCTTGTTTGCTAGAGCTTTTCGATCTTTCGCGTAACGGCGCACAATCATCTCCTCAATGCGTGGGTTGCTACGTATCCCACGTGAAGGCCCTTTTTTCTGGGAGCGACAAATGTTTGGATTTCTCTGGTGGCTGATCATTGGTCTTGTGGCCGGCGCATTGGCTCGCTTATTGGTTCCTGGCAGGCAGCCGATGGGCTTGGTCGTGACCATGGTCCTCGGCCTGATCGGGTCGTTGATCGGCGGATTCATTTCTTCCTTGCTGTTTGACTACGACGCGCGCGATCCGGGCTTTCACGCGGCCGGATTGGTGATGTCTACAATCGGCGCCGTCCTGGTGTTGGCCCTTTATCTGTGGGGGACGCGAGGCCGCAATCTCTCGTAAGTGGCGTGGCGGTGATGACTTGGACGTTCACGGAGTGTTCAACTGAATCGACGTTAGGGAAGTTGACTTCGGTTGGCAGAACGTAGGTGGATTTCGCCGCAGCAGCGCTTTGTCCGGTGGAATAGCATTCACCTCGATGCAGAATGGCCTCTTGCTCCAAGACCGGGACCTTGGAACATCGCAACTTGAGTCGGCGAGTTCATCCGCCCGGGCCGGACTTCTTCTATCTCAACAGATTGCTTCCGATATGTACTCGCTGCTCTTGGTCCTGGTCACCATCACGATCACGGTGGGGATCACGTTGTTCGCGTTGAATCTCACCGCCGGCGAGAAGAACCTGAAATACAACATCCGCACCAGCTACGGCGTTAAGGATCCCCAGTTTCTGCACGTCATGGGACAGCTCTTGGGCCCTCCGCTCGTTGCCGGAAACCGTATTGTGGGGCTGCTGAACGGCGATCAGATCTTTCCGGCGATGCTGACCGCGGTTCACAAGGCTCAGCGAACCATTTGCTTTGAGACCTACATCTATTGGTCGGGACAGATTGGGCAGGAATTTGCGGATGCGTTCTGCGCCCGGGCGCGAGCAGGCGTCAGAGTCCATGTGCTCCTCGATTGGCTGGGCAGTGGGAGGATCGACACCGCGATTTTAGACGCTATGAAAGCGGCGGGCGTCGAAGTCGAGCGGTATCGGCCGCTGCGCTGGTACAGCCTCGCGCGGATGAATCATCGCACGCATCGAAAGCTCTTGGTTGTCGATGGCGAAATTGGCTTTACCGGGGGTGTCGGAATTGCCGACGAATGGCTCGGAAACGCTCAGTCGCCTCAGCAGTGGCGCGATTCGCATTTTCGACTGGAGGGACCCGCTGTCGCACAGATGCAGGCGGCTTTCATGGACAACTGGATGAAGACCAAGTCGACGGTGCTTCATGAATCCGAGTACTTTCCGCAGTTGAAGCCCGCCGGCGAATCGTGGGCCCAAGTCTTCAAGAGTTCATCCCGCGAAGGGAGTGAGAGCGCTCGATTGATGTATCTGTTTTCCATTGCCTCGGCGGAGCAGAGCCTCCGTCTGGCAAACGCCTACTTTGTGCCAGATAATCTGGCCATTGATGCTTTGTTGGCCGCAAGAAGGCGCGGAGTTGACGTTCAGATCATTGTCCCGGGAAAGCACACGGATGAGCCGCTGGTGCGCCGCGCCTCGCGGGGGCGATGGGGACGCCTGCTGGAGGCCGGCGTCCAAGTCTTTGAGTTTCAGCCCACCATGTATCACTGCAAGGTAATGGTGGTCGATGGCGTGTGGACCTCAGTCGGATCTACCAACTTCGACAGTCGCTCCTTCCGACTCAACGACGAGGCGAATTTGAACGTTTTTGATCGGGAATTCGCTGCCCGCGAGATCCGCAACTTCGCAGATGACCAAGATCGCTCGAAGCAAGTGACTTTAGCAGAGTGGCAGCGCCGTCCTGTTCGCGAAAAGGCGGCCGAGTTTCTGGCTGGGCTCTTTCGGTCGCAGCTCTAGTTTACTAGCCATTGCGCGACACCATTGCGGTGTTGCGCCCCCAACCTGAACGCGGCGAGATCAATATCTCTAGCGTCTATGGCGTGATTGGCCCGCTATTCCCGGCATAGCGTTTGCTTCAACCGTTTCTGATGCATGCATTCCGCGTGTCCCTTGAATCCTCGCAATTAACCGAAAGGCAGACTTAGCATGGAAAAAACGATCGACGCGGCAGCGCGACGCAATACCGAGCACGACTTAAATCCTGACCCGATTACCGGTGCACCGGGCGCCCATCCTGTCGGTGCGGGAATCGGCGCAGCAACTGGCGGCATCGCAGCTGGCGCCGCGGTTGGAGCGGTCGCCGGGCCCATCGGGGCAGTGGTGGGGGCCGTAGTGGGCGGCGTAGCCGGAGGCCTCGCTGGCAAGCGTGTCGCAGAAGCGATGGATCCAACGGTGGAGGAAGCGTATTGGCGT belongs to Planctomycetia bacterium and includes:
- a CDS encoding phospholipase D-like domain-containing protein, producing MYSLLLVLVTITITVGITLFALNLTAGEKNLKYNIRTSYGVKDPQFLHVMGQLLGPPLVAGNRIVGLLNGDQIFPAMLTAVHKAQRTICFETYIYWSGQIGQEFADAFCARARAGVRVHVLLDWLGSGRIDTAILDAMKAAGVEVERYRPLRWYSLARMNHRTHRKLLVVDGEIGFTGGVGIADEWLGNAQSPQQWRDSHFRLEGPAVAQMQAAFMDNWMKTKSTVLHESEYFPQLKPAGESWAQVFKSSSREGSESARLMYLFSIASAEQSLRLANAYFVPDNLAIDALLAARRRGVDVQIIVPGKHTDEPLVRRASRGRWGRLLEAGVQVFEFQPTMYHCKVMVVDGVWTSVGSTNFDSRSFRLNDEANLNVFDREFAAREIRNFADDQDRSKQVTLAEWQRRPVREKAAEFLAGLFRSQL
- a CDS encoding catalase family protein codes for the protein MAHPNRPLSYTDDVETIPPEEAADIQRVIQALELILARSHAKTGRFRADVHVKTHGYAQGELRVLPNLPQELAQGLFEHDGVYPAVVRFSNAASQPQSDAIPDGRGMAIKVLGVAGDMLPVNGERSPTQDFVMINHPVFFARNVKDYLRLEQIVSQADDNSVATLREALTGGEWNPLHWHWREMLTIAQIAGQLPARPASNIYFSMAPIRFGNFVAKYRAKPAGDRQDSYLELVKQLATEADAMQLSLEGTLRTQEVLFEFQMQLRTSEHTMPIEDASVEWPESESPYRTVAHLLLPRQEIALLRQQAAFRNLSFTVWHALVKHRPLGGINRVRHRAYAISSSWRRQQAVAITTAGQDSDCDEGQAADCSK
- a CDS encoding GlsB/YeaQ/YmgE family stress response membrane protein produces the protein MFGFLWWLIIGLVAGALARLLVPGRQPMGLVVTMVLGLIGSLIGGFISSLLFDYDARDPGFHAAGLVMSTIGAVLVLALYLWGTRGRNLS
- a CDS encoding PDZ domain-containing protein; this encodes MRLQVLGISLIALLCFGLTRGAAAQSDAGGEGSAGSGSGQGAPTAGNRDASQGSQQDGGASSSAQPNTTPVAPSNANDLKPTTGSDEAPLFDDAQNLNDSDTDDNSTTSNRVPAEGRSPASIATDRYPNTDTQRGDSVDRESTRAGNADSAMFPQRDGRADQGQGRGSARNGRRSGTRGRYRGSNFNDDAVQNGTLNQGDVNTADQADSYGTRGWLGVHFTPDYSGNGARIDRLAQSSPAGRAGLQSGDVIVSLNGRQISRYQEVVDGIGRLNPNATAQMYVSRDGRRIPIDATVGTLRQAGFRGGTTRSNENYDDDEMSTVTPERSSPDYHGQGGRVDRLEQQLLQLQEEVEALRTQLSQAR